The following coding sequences lie in one Mucilaginibacter sp. KACC 22773 genomic window:
- a CDS encoding toxin-antitoxin system YwqK family antitoxin, translated as MKFIYTTFLIFVYCNSFGQKIPDYGLHKVRITDTDRTILAEIIPVNSNPNVQSTLTYYWYATNKVHTLQGGFSGRLLNGTYIETYLNHNNRTQGTFKKGLKDGTWKDWDERGNLIQVVNWRNGIRSGTFSFFNPDGSLKESGEYRKNELDGPVVFHESRDSSRKVYYNNGKALEGKPRSLFDKVNIFKKKPKPGKGHA; from the coding sequence ATGAAGTTTATTTATACAACCTTTTTAATTTTTGTTTACTGCAACTCATTTGGGCAGAAAATACCCGATTATGGTTTGCACAAGGTAAGAATTACAGATACCGACCGTACGATATTGGCAGAAATTATACCTGTTAATTCAAATCCGAATGTGCAAAGCACGCTTACTTATTACTGGTATGCAACTAACAAAGTACATACCCTTCAGGGCGGCTTTAGTGGCCGCTTATTAAACGGCACCTACATCGAAACATACCTGAACCACAACAACCGAACTCAAGGCACCTTTAAAAAAGGCCTAAAGGACGGAACCTGGAAGGATTGGGATGAGCGTGGAAACCTGATACAAGTAGTCAACTGGCGCAATGGAATACGTTCGGGCACCTTTAGTTTTTTTAACCCGGATGGCAGCCTGAAAGAAAGCGGGGAATATCGCAAAAACGAATTGGATGGCCCTGTAGTATTTCATGAAAGCCGCGATTCTTCTCGGAAAGTCTATTATAACAATGGCAAGGCTTTGGAAGGAAAGCCGCGTTCGCTTTTTGACAAAGTCAATATTTTTAAAAAGAAGCCCAAGCCGGGTAAGGGTCATGCTTAA
- a CDS encoding PulJ/GspJ family protein: MLNHKLKAFTIMEVTIALLVSGILIAIVYVAFAVVSNSYHAFVLKNEESADLAQLDLLLSRDFRRAELIEKTDSGLFFKNNNGGIRYVLNSDYIVRTNGITDTFKFKTTRTNMLFEQQPVETGPDALNSRVDELELDLLLHNDKMTFHYYKQYSSANLFEQDTHAGN; the protein is encoded by the coding sequence ATGTTAAACCATAAACTAAAGGCTTTTACCATTATGGAAGTAACCATTGCACTATTGGTATCGGGGATACTGATCGCTATCGTTTATGTGGCATTTGCGGTTGTAAGCAATTCATACCATGCGTTTGTGCTCAAAAACGAGGAATCGGCTGATCTGGCGCAACTCGATCTTTTGCTCAGCCGCGATTTCCGGCGCGCCGAGCTGATCGAAAAAACCGATTCCGGTTTGTTTTTTAAGAATAATAACGGCGGTATAAGATACGTGCTTAATAGTGATTATATTGTGCGTACCAATGGCATAACAGACACTTTTAAGTTTAAAACAACCCGTACCAATATGCTTTTTGAACAACAACCCGTTGAAACCGGGCCCGATGCTTTAAATAGCAGGGTTGACGAACTGGAACTTGATTTGCTATTACATAACGATAAAATGACCTTTCACTATTATAAACAATACAGTTCTGCTAACCTTTTTGAACAGGATACCCATGCCGGCAATTGA